Genomic window (Pirellulaceae bacterium):
GCGTGATCAGCGGGCGATGAATCCCCATCCAAGTTCGCGCAATCCAGACCGATCGCCTGCGCCAGTCACCGTCGTCGAAAGCATCCTGAGCGAAAAAGGTTGGACCCCCATCCTGAACGACTCACTGATTCTGGGTGCAATCACTGCAGGTCAGGACTTCGCCCTGGGTTTGACTCCTGCAGAGCAAGCGGATTGGAATGCCATGAATGGCGCAAAAGCGAACAAAACTGCGGTCGTCGCCACCAGATTTGGAGATACGCCGGCATTGATTATTGCGTGGAAATCATTCCTCAATTCCCAGAAAAGGATGTTCTTCTTTCCTTGGGGTGGTCCCCGTGTCCTCACGCGAGAATTGTTGGGGCTATCCTACTTCGGATACAGGCCGGAGTTTTCATGGCATCAAATTCGCTTCCACGCCGGCGCAGGCAAGAGGGTGTTCCATGACTTCAGGACGTACCTTCAGAAATTGAGCGATGTTGGATTTCATGAGCCGACCAATCAGGCCAAGATCATGGAAACGATCTCAATGTACCTATTCAATGATCGAACAGCGATAGGTTCGCCCTGGCCCCCTACGACAAAGACCGCTGTGTGACTTTTGGCTGATGCCTCTATTCACGGAGTTGTTTGGAAAACAACGATGCGAGCAACAAATCATTCCACCCGACCCGCACCAGCGTGCCTCTCATCAACGTTAAAGATTTCTTTGGTGTTGTTTGTTGCGTGCCGCGGGCGGGTGAATTCTGTGAGTTGCCGGTCGTGAGACACCCATGAGATGGGTCGAACACTTCTCGGAAGCGGTTCCAGATGACCTTCTCAAACCCATGAAAATATTGAGCAGCCAGTCATGAAAAGAGACGACGATCTTCTGCAGAGCACGGAAAAGACGTTCATCGATTCCACAAAATCCGTGACCTTGACCCGTGGCCAGACCATCATTGCCTGTGTCGTGGGATTCATCCTGGGTGGAATCGCATGGTTCCCGATCGGATTCCTGATCGGTCCACCGTTGTGCTACTTCGCACTGAAGTTCAGTATTCAACGCTCGAAAGAGATGAAGAATTGGGCCCAGCGCAATGGCTGGGTCAAAAGCAACCTGAGTCAGGCCGATTCGATCATGGAATCGTTCCAGGCCGGGCTTGGTTCATCCCATCTATGGAGTCGGGATCCCGCCTACTCGGGTGACCTGTATCACCGAGGAGATGGGGATTCCCGAGTCGTCCTTTGCTCCATCGTAAAGCAGAACACCGATGAGGGGGAGGGAGACGACGACTATCTGGTCGCACACCATCCGAATAAATGTCCCGACATCACGATCATGTCGTCAAAATCCGCGAGCCTTGTTTCGAAGATCCCATGGCCCAGCAACCGGCACAAGGTCGAGTTCGAGTCAACGGAATTCAACAAGAGCTGGATCGTCATGAGCACGGATCCGAAATCCGCCTATGACTACCTGGATCAATCCACCATCGATTACTTGAACCAGATCACCATGGACTGTGCGATCGAATTCACGGGTGACATCGTCGTGATTCGATACGACTCCAACAGCATCGAC
Coding sequences:
- a CDS encoding DUF3137 domain-containing protein; this encodes MKRDDDLLQSTEKTFIDSTKSVTLTRGQTIIACVVGFILGGIAWFPIGFLIGPPLCYFALKFSIQRSKEMKNWAQRNGWVKSNLSQADSIMESFQAGLGSSHLWSRDPAYSGDLYHRGDGDSRVVLCSIVKQNTDEGEGDDDYLVAHHPNKCPDITIMSSKSASLVSKIPWPSNRHKVEFESTEFNKSWIVMSTDPKSAYDYLDQSTIDYLNQITMDCAIEFTGDIVVIRYDSNSIDNTVGLEKCIRWFEELTKAVPDDLLPAMSLLPNSSSS